A region of uncultured Desulfobacter sp. DNA encodes the following proteins:
- the radC gene encoding DNA repair protein RadC, with the protein MIRETTNKGAGHRQRLRERFLQAGLSGFQDYEVLELLLALNTPRKDTKQSAKDLLAEFKTLPRVLEADTQALCRIKGVGPANSFGIHLIKAVADRYLETRILKMDVVSNPESLIAYLNQTIGYKNKEHFLGIFLDAKNRVMASEILFTGTLSASAVYPREVIARSLAHNAASVVLAHNHPSGDISPSAQDIRITRTLFFALAFAGIHVHDHLVTGSQGYYSFAAQGVMDQFQKEFEQIK; encoded by the coding sequence ATGATCAGGGAGACGACGAATAAGGGTGCAGGACACCGGCAGCGCCTGAGGGAACGCTTTCTTCAGGCCGGCCTGTCAGGGTTCCAGGATTACGAAGTCCTGGAATTGCTGTTGGCCCTGAATACACCCCGAAAGGATACCAAACAGTCAGCCAAAGATCTTTTAGCAGAATTTAAAACCCTGCCCCGGGTACTGGAGGCTGATACCCAGGCTCTTTGCCGGATTAAAGGGGTGGGGCCTGCCAACAGCTTCGGAATTCATCTGATCAAGGCTGTGGCAGACCGGTATCTGGAAACCCGGATACTCAAAATGGATGTGGTCAGTAATCCTGAAAGTCTGATTGCCTATTTGAACCAGACCATAGGTTATAAAAATAAAGAACATTTTTTAGGGATATTCCTGGATGCCAAAAACAGGGTTATGGCATCTGAGATTCTTTTTACCGGAACCCTTTCAGCCTCGGCAGTATACCCCCGGGAAGTGATTGCACGCAGCCTTGCACATAATGCGGCGTCAGTGGTTTTAGCGCACAATCATCCGTCCGGGGACATTTCGCCCTCAGCCCAGGATATCCGTATTACCCGGACCCTTTTTTTTGCCCTGGCGTTTGCCGGCATTCATGTCCACGATCATCTCGTCACAGGCAGCCAGGGGTATTACAGTTTTGCGGCCCAGGGGGTTATGGACCAGTTCCAAAAGGAGTTTGAACAAATTAAATGA